One window of the Buchnera aphidicola (Meitanaphis elongallis) genome contains the following:
- the pyrF gene encoding orotidine-5'-phosphate decarboxylase has protein sequence MFVKHNVKRPSIIIALDFFNKNQAIKLINNLDPKIYALKIGKIMFTLFGKTFIKTLQKLGFNVFLDLKLYDIPNTIFGTIQAMADLDIWMISIHICGGTKMLQSAKLALKPFYKKRPLLMGVTILTSFDESDIHDIGINMPMKNYILTLSRLAQKCKLDGIICPGKEVLSIKKELGNNLKILTPGIRCKKNLLHDQKNTTTPYLAKKYNIDYIVIGRAITSLTNPLIALNDIQIELDIYDTLKYHHLKQI, from the coding sequence ATGTTTGTAAAACATAATGTTAAAAGACCCAGTATTATTATTGCTTTAGATTTTTTTAACAAAAATCAGGCTATAAAACTAATAAATAATCTTGATCCTAAAATTTATGCACTAAAAATAGGAAAAATAATGTTTACTTTGTTTGGAAAAACATTTATAAAAACACTCCAAAAATTAGGATTTAACGTTTTTTTAGATTTAAAATTATATGATATTCCCAATACAATATTTGGAACTATACAAGCTATGGCTGATTTAGATATATGGATGATTAGCATACACATTTGTGGAGGTACAAAAATGTTACAGTCAGCTAAATTAGCATTAAAACCTTTTTATAAAAAAAGACCACTACTAATGGGTGTAACAATTTTGACTAGTTTTGATGAATCAGATATTCACGACATAGGAATTAACATGCCAATGAAAAATTACATACTAACCCTATCGAGGTTAGCACAAAAATGTAAATTAGATGGCATTATTTGCCCTGGAAAAGAAGTTTTGTCTATTAAAAAAGAATTAGGAAACAATTTGAAAATACTGACCCCTGGAATACGATGTAAGAAAAATTTATTACATGATCAAAAAAATACAACTACCCCATACTTAGCAAAAAAATATAACATTGATTATATTGTTATTGGAAGAGCTATCACGTCTTTAACAAATCCATTAATTGCATTAAACGACATTCAAATAGAACTAGATATCTATGATACATTAAAATATCATCATTTAAAACAAATCTAA
- the ribA gene encoding GTP cyclohydrolase II — translation MQLKRIAESKLPTLFGEFLMIVFEEKYGGKNHIALVYGDVNNHHPVLSRIHSECLSGDAFFSLRCDCGFQLQSALMEIVKAGSGILIYHRQEGRNIGLSNKIRAYALQDIGLDTVEANHYLGFSKDERDFTFCADIFKLLNIKKVRLLTNNPLKVKALNENGIKIIERISLIVGKNINNLKYLRTKEEKMGHILSI, via the coding sequence ATGCAGCTTAAAAGGATAGCAGAATCAAAATTACCTACTTTGTTTGGTGAATTTTTGATGATTGTTTTTGAAGAAAAATATGGAGGAAAAAACCATATTGCTTTAGTTTATGGGGATGTTAATAATCATCATCCAGTTTTATCTAGAATTCATTCTGAATGTTTATCTGGTGATGCATTTTTTAGCTTACGTTGTGATTGTGGTTTTCAATTGCAATCAGCATTAATGGAAATCGTGAAAGCCGGTAGTGGAATTCTGATATATCATCGTCAAGAAGGAAGAAATATTGGTCTTTCAAATAAAATTCGAGCTTATGCATTACAAGATATTGGTTTAGACACTGTAGAAGCTAATCATTATTTAGGTTTTTCCAAAGACGAAAGAGATTTTACTTTTTGTGCTGATATATTTAAACTATTAAATATAAAAAAAGTACGATTATTAACTAATAATCCATTAAAAGTAAAGGCATTAAATGAGAACGGTATTAAAATTATAGAAAGAATATCATTAATTGTAGGTAAAAATATTAATAATCTGAAGTATTTACGTACTAAGGAAGAAAAAATGGGTCATATCTTATCAATTTAA
- the cls gene encoding cardiolipin synthase encodes MTDFTSMVTESTIFGYWILIISITIRILSKRRVISSAMAWLLIIYIFPKIGIITWLFFEECGFGQRRLKLASTMWSKKNKWLKNLKYRNFIFQNNNSEVATSVFQLCKHRQGISGIKYDRLTLLKNTKEIIKTLIRDIYLARTNIEMVFYIWKPGGLADDVAIALIKSAKRGIKCRIMLDSAGSLEFFRSKWVTIMRNSGIQVVEALKINLHQLFYRRIDLRQHRKFVLIDNYITYAGSMNLVDPQLFKQSYNIGRWIDIMIRIEGPVATTMGIVYSCDWEIETGIKIFPKQPACKVVTLAKHNTSAIQIIASGPGFTENIIHQVLLTSIYSARKKIIITTPYLVPSDDLLHAICAAAHRGVEVSLIIPKSNDSILVKWASRAFFSELLESGVKIYQFEKGLLHSKSILIDMQLSLIGTVNLDMRSLWLNLEITLVVDDSTFGKDLFMLHNEYISNSKLIDPKLWAVRSYWKQIIEKIFYLLSPLL; translated from the coding sequence ATGACTGACTTTACTTCTATGGTTACTGAATCAACTATTTTCGGTTATTGGATATTAATTATTAGCATAACTATTCGCATACTTTCTAAGCGCCGTGTTATATCGTCAGCTATGGCATGGTTGTTAATTATCTATATATTTCCTAAGATTGGTATTATTACTTGGCTATTTTTCGAAGAATGTGGTTTTGGACAAAGAAGATTAAAATTAGCTAGTACTATGTGGTCAAAAAAAAATAAATGGTTAAAAAATTTAAAATATCGCAACTTTATCTTTCAAAACAACAATAGTGAAGTAGCAACTTCAGTATTTCAATTATGTAAACATAGACAAGGTATATCAGGTATCAAATATGATCGGTTGACATTATTAAAAAATACAAAAGAAATTATTAAAACTTTAATACGAGATATTTATTTAGCTAGAACAAATATTGAAATGGTTTTTTACATTTGGAAACCTGGTGGATTAGCAGATGATGTAGCAATAGCATTAATAAAATCAGCTAAAAGAGGAATAAAATGTAGAATTATGTTAGATTCTGCAGGCAGTTTAGAGTTCTTTCGTAGTAAGTGGGTCACCATTATGCGTAATTCTGGAATACAAGTAGTTGAAGCACTAAAAATAAATTTGCATCAACTATTTTACAGAAGAATCGATTTAAGACAACATAGAAAATTTGTTCTCATCGATAATTATATTACATATGCAGGAAGTATGAATTTAGTAGATCCACAACTATTCAAACAATCATATAACATCGGTAGATGGATCGATATTATGATTCGTATTGAAGGACCAGTTGCTACCACTATGGGTATAGTGTATTCTTGCGATTGGGAAATAGAAACAGGAATAAAAATTTTCCCCAAACAACCCGCATGCAAAGTTGTTACTTTAGCTAAACATAATACTTCTGCTATACAAATCATTGCTTCTGGACCAGGATTTACTGAAAACATTATTCATCAAGTATTACTAACTTCTATTTATTCAGCACGTAAAAAAATAATAATTACTACCCCTTATTTAGTACCGAGTGATGATTTATTGCACGCAATATGTGCAGCAGCTCACAGAGGTGTAGAAGTAAGTTTAATAATTCCTAAAAGCAATGATTCTATATTAGTTAAATGGGCAAGCCGAGCCTTTTTTAGTGAACTTTTAGAATCTGGAGTAAAAATTTATCAGTTTGAAAAAGGATTGTTGCATAGTAAAAGCATCTTAATAGATATGCAATTAAGTTTAATTGGTACTGTAAATTTAGATATGAGAAGTTTATGGCTTAATCTCGAAATCACATTAGTAGTAGATGATAGTACTTTTGGAAAAGATTTATTTATGCTACATAACGAATATATTTCAAATTCTAAACTAATAGATCCAAAATTATGGGCTGTCAGATCTTATTGGAAACAAATAATAGAAAAGATCTTTTATTTGTTAAGTCCTTTATTATAA
- the yciA gene encoding acyl-CoA thioester hydrolase YciA: protein MNKKNQLPKGKIVLRTLAMPADTNANGDVFGGWIMSQMDIGGAILAKEIARGRVVTVSVNGMTFLKSVTVGDVVSCYARCIKIGNSSITIKIEVWIKKVASEPLGLRYCTTEAIFVYVAVDQSGKPRNVLPISII from the coding sequence ATGAACAAGAAGAACCAATTACCAAAAGGAAAAATAGTTTTACGCACTTTAGCAATGCCAGCAGATACTAATGCTAATGGAGATGTTTTCGGAGGATGGATTATGTCTCAAATGGATATAGGTGGGGCTATTTTAGCCAAAGAAATTGCAAGAGGTAGAGTAGTAACAGTTAGTGTTAATGGTATGACGTTCTTAAAATCAGTTACTGTCGGAGACGTTGTAAGTTGTTATGCACGTTGTATTAAAATAGGCAATAGTTCTATTACAATAAAAATTGAAGTATGGATAAAAAAAGTAGCTTCTGAACCATTAGGTTTACGCTATTGTACTACAGAAGCAATTTTTGTTTATGTTGCTGTAGATCAATCAGGAAAACCAAGAAATGTGCTACCAATAAGTATTATTTAA
- the ispZ gene encoding septation protein IspZ, with translation MKFFLNFVPIFTFFIVYKLYDMFIASILLMISTILICVLIKLLFKKIEKIDYINCISVVFFGSLTLFFHNSIYIKWKVTIIYLCFSISFIINYLLVKKPLIRQLLEEKIKLTDCIWKQLDIVWSIFFLICAIMNLYIMLYASENMWMYFKVFGLTILTLCFALTNIIYIYFLLSKNK, from the coding sequence ATGAAATTTTTCCTTAATTTCGTTCCAATTTTTACTTTTTTTATTGTATATAAATTATATGATATGTTTATCGCATCAATTTTACTAATGATATCAACAATTTTAATATGTGTATTAATTAAGCTTTTATTTAAAAAAATTGAAAAAATAGATTATATTAACTGTATTTCTGTTGTATTTTTTGGGTCATTAACATTATTTTTTCACAATAGCATTTACATTAAATGGAAAGTAACAATAATATATTTATGTTTCTCTATCTCATTTATAATTAATTATCTTTTAGTAAAAAAACCATTAATTCGACAATTATTAGAAGAAAAGATAAAGTTAACTGATTGTATTTGGAAACAACTCGACATTGTTTGGTCAATTTTTTTTCTAATATGTGCAATCATGAACTTATATATTATGTTATATGCATCTGAAAATATGTGGATGTATTTTAAAGTTTTTGGATTAACTATTTTAACACTATGTTTCGCACTTACAAACATAATTTATATATATTTCTTATTGTCTAAAAATAAATAA
- a CDS encoding YciC family protein, giving the protein MNITTNLLYHDTINFLKKKWLTTLIIVLIASSITVFLDNIFLSNSSILMIIYKSTISPNYSFFDLLQTLTLNQKKQLLFFTTEKLFSSLISNTFLIGILTIFIKSNSFSKHNFYLELKNINLLLFVNLFLLILVNTIIVQLGFMLLIAPGILFFSFFSLSPIILIINNKNIIQSMVSSVKITLQNLQIIFPAIIFWLFSKLIVLILFLHIKIIPIFIVFLLLNITINLISSVLIIYLFRFYMLSSLLQNSN; this is encoded by the coding sequence ATGAATATTACAACAAACTTGTTATACCATGATACTATTAATTTTTTAAAAAAAAAATGGTTAACAACACTTATTATTGTACTTATTGCTTCTAGCATAACCGTTTTTTTAGACAATATTTTTCTTTCAAATTCCAGTATTTTAATGATCATTTATAAATCAACAATTAGTCCAAACTATTCATTTTTTGATCTTTTACAAACATTAACGCTAAATCAAAAAAAACAATTATTATTTTTTACAACAGAAAAATTGTTTTCATCATTAATTAGTAATACTTTTTTAATAGGAATTTTAACGATTTTTATAAAATCAAATTCTTTTAGTAAACATAATTTTTATTTAGAATTAAAAAATATTAATCTACTATTATTCGTAAACTTATTCTTATTAATACTCGTTAACACAATCATTGTTCAATTAGGATTCATGTTATTAATAGCTCCAGGAATATTATTTTTTTCATTTTTTTCTTTATCTCCAATCATATTGATAATAAATAATAAAAATATAATACAATCTATGGTATCTAGTGTAAAAATCACTTTACAAAATTTGCAAATTATTTTTCCTGCTATTATATTTTGGTTATTTTCAAAACTAATTGTCTTAATATTGTTTTTACATATAAAAATAATTCCTATATTCATAGTGTTCTTATTATTGAATATAACAATAAATTTAATTTCTTCTGTATTAATTATATATTTATTTCGATTTTATATGTTGTCATCTTTATTACAAAATTCTAATTAA
- the trpA gene encoding tryptophan synthase subunit alpha, with product MNRYQTLYKKLVPFKKGCFIPFVILGDPSIDISLKIVDVLIENGADGLELGIPFSDPLADGKIIQKANLRAFSSGINVVKCLTMLHKIRKKYKTIPIGILSYANLIFQFGINNFYLKCSNINIDSILIADLPIEESYKFRQCAEINNISQVFICPPDAQQDLIEKISMYSTGYIYLLSRSGVTGTDQDIIIPPLNLINQLKRLTNIPIIQGFGISHPKQIKKIILSGVSGVICGSVIIQLIEHYWFDKKKLMEKIKNLSKSLHQSTQIVK from the coding sequence ATGAATCGTTATCAAACGCTATATAAAAAATTAGTTCCATTCAAAAAAGGTTGCTTTATTCCTTTTGTTATTCTTGGTGATCCTTCTATTGATATATCATTAAAAATCGTTGATGTTTTAATTGAAAATGGAGCAGATGGGCTAGAATTAGGTATTCCATTTTCAGATCCTCTAGCAGATGGAAAAATTATACAAAAAGCTAACTTAAGGGCTTTTAGTTCCGGTATAAACGTTGTTAAATGTTTAACAATGTTACATAAAATAAGAAAAAAATATAAAACTATTCCAATAGGAATATTGTCTTACGCAAATTTAATATTTCAATTTGGAATTAATAATTTTTATTTAAAATGTTCTAATATTAATATTGATTCAATATTAATAGCAGACCTTCCTATAGAAGAATCATACAAATTTAGACAATGTGCCGAAATTAACAATATATCGCAAGTATTCATATGTCCTCCTGACGCTCAACAAGATTTAATTGAAAAAATTTCTATGTATAGTACAGGATATATTTATTTACTATCTAGATCTGGGGTAACCGGAACAGATCAAGATATAATAATACCACCATTAAATTTAATTAATCAATTAAAACGGTTAACCAACATACCGATTATACAAGGTTTTGGAATTTCTCATCCAAAACAAATAAAAAAAATTATATTGTCAGGAGTATCTGGTGTTATTTGTGGTTCAGTTATTATTCAATTAATCGAACATTATTGGTTTGATAAAAAAAAATTAATGGAAAAAATAAAAAATTTATCTAAATCTTTACATCAGTCGACGCAAATTGTTAAGTGA